Part of the Sphaerochaeta associata genome is shown below.
GCTTGTCGGTATCAACAAGACCGATAATGCTGTTCTTACGTTCATCCTGAAATAAATCGACTATGTATGCACGTCTGGATTTTGCAGTTGCTTTCTCGAATAATTTTACCAAAAACACAAAGGGAACAGTTGATTGATCCTTCATACGCTTACTGAATTGGTTGGAGAAGCTTTGAAATTCAGTGAGCAATTTTTTTGAATGAGGGATAAGCATTTCGTCGGGTAAAAGCCATTTTGGAGGAGTATTATCTCCTCTCCCTTCCGTGCGTTGCTCATCGATTTTCCTATGCGAGAAGCGAATAATCGGCAGTTTCTCTGGTTTCATGATTTAACACTCCTTCTTTTTGAAACATTCTGGATTGTTCTTAATGGGATATTGGCTTCCTCGTTGATCTCCCTGTGAGTTGCTCCATGCTCAAGGAGAAAGTCGATAAAACCATGCTCATCCTCGATTGCATGGTAGGTATGGAAGTAAATCTGCTTGAGGACGTCACAACTAGATAAGCATGACCTATCACTCAGAATCATATGTTTCAGAGCCATGTGAATAATCGTTTTGATTTCTGAATGACTGAATCCTTGGAGAGCAGACACGATGGCTTCCTTCTTTTTGGGGTTCTGCATAAAGTTGGTTTCCTTGGTCTCAAGCAGAGCCTTCAGTAATGATGCTATCTCTTCCTTCTGTGGCCTTCCCAAGGTAATAACCGTTGAAAACCTTCTCCATATGGCGCTATCCAACATTTCATGATGGTTTGTAGCAGCGATTAAGATACTGTTATTGCTGAACATGTCAATATTTTGGATGAGACTGTTGACGACCCGTTTCAGTTCCCCAAGTTCATTCTTATCGTCTCGCAGTTTTGCGATGACATCGAATTCATCAAGGAATAGGATGCAATCTCTCTGTGAGGCATAGTCGAATAGTTTCCTGATATTCTTTGCTGTACTGCCCAGCAATGAGGAGACAAGTCCATCCAGTCGAGCAGTAACCAAAGGAAGAGATGTGATGCTGGATATATAATGAGCCATAGTAGTCTTCCCACAACCCGGGGGGCCATACAGTAAAAGTGAATTTGGAACATCGAGCCCGGCTTTCAATAGAGCATCCCTGGACCTGTAGCTTGCAATAAAGGTATCCATTGCCTCCTTTGCATATGTGTTGAGTATCATCTGTTCTGGTAGTCCGGTGGGCATCGTTATCTCAACAATATCCATCCGACTTTCAGTATCTACCGGCTTTGTTGAGAAGCTGTCGAGTGTCGTAAAGGTACCTTGTTTCTTTTGTAGTATTGTCTCAATCCTGTGTGCAATCGACGCATCGCCGCTTTGCTTTAGGTTGTTTGCCAGAACATTGGCATAATTGATAATTTTCTCTCTATCGTTTGCCAAGCCGCCTTCAATGATCTTGATGATTTCTGTATACATAGTATTTCTCACTTGTCGATTCTATGCATACGCTACCAGACAATGGAAGTGAAAGCAATGGTATTGTTATTAAAATACAGATAAGCGTTGGCAAGTATCAATTAAGCGTTATTAAAACTGCAATACGTGATTACATGGTTATCAGAGACTGAAGACTCTCACCGAGCATCCAGTCCAGCACTGGGGCTTCTGTATTCCTTTCTCAAACGACCCCTCTTAGTATAGATTCCTGCATCCTGAAGGAACTTGCGGGCTTTCTCCTTGGAAGTAATGACACTTGCCATATAGGATTCGAACTCTGCAATGAATGAAGTAATTGCCTTCTCGTCCATAGATTAACCCCCTCTTGGACTCACCCCATACCAAGTATACAGCATTCCATAAACCAAATTGCAGCTGATCCTGTTGAGAACCATGAATGCCCTACGTTTACAATGCCATTCATGCCACGTAAGGGGAGAATTACGCCATATTACTTTCATCAAGAAGATTTTTTTGGCTAAATCAATTCTGTTTGGGTTCTTCTATTTTTTTCATGGGGCAACCCTACCACCATCTCATTCTGTTCGGACTTTTTTGTTTTTTACGTGGGGTCAATCCTACCGCCACTGACTGCATACATTGTATCGGGTATAATCAACCAAGAGTCAAGGCTTTGATGGTTTCAATATCGCCTTGAACAGCTGGAGCTGGTGGGAAAAGCATGCTGTTATGAATGTCTGATCATTGTCCAAAGATAGGTGGACGTGGACAATGAGTGATGTGTACGGTAAGCAGCATGCAGAACCAAAAAGCGGAAAGAAGAGAGCAATCTTGAATGTAGTAGTACGAACATGGGGTGATGGCTTAGGCCTACAAATTCCTTCTGCATTCATTGAAGCCATGGACTTGCACGATGGCTCACTTGTCGAGGTATCCCTGAATGTAGAAGGACTCCTGATTACGAAGAGCCGCCAGGAGCAATTGGAAGAACTAATAACTCGCATTACGCCACAAAACATGCATGGCGAGCACTTTTTTGGAACAATCGGCAAGGAAGTCTGATTGATTTCAAGCAGTGATGAACGGGCACGAGTTTAATACGAAAGGCCGGTTTCTTATACAAGACGGAGGCGTCTTTTATACAAACCTGCCGTTTCTTATAAAACTCAATTGCTCAGTAGCCCTGCCATACCCCTTTGGTCTATCATAGGGTGTTGTCTGCATGCTCTTTCGAGCGAAAGGGCAGCAGGATGAGACTGAGGAGGCGAGGCTGTCGCCGATGGCCGAGCCGACGAAACATGAAGAAAGGAAAGGTATGGCAGCAAACAATGTCCTGGTAGTCAGCGCCCATGCAGCAGACTACTGTACCCGAAGCGGGGGAACAATACTCAACTTAGTGCAACAAGGCTTTAGCGTACACGTCCTGGCTCTTACCTGCGGAGTCCGCGGTGAGTCGGGCGGATATTGGAAGAATAATCCAGAGGGGAGTTATGAAGCTTGTTCAGAGCTCCGAAAGAGAGAATCCACAGAAGCAGCAAAAACCTTAGGAGCCACCATTGAGTTTCTTGACTGGGACGACTACCCCTTGGTGATCGATGTCGAGCGTACGCGCTATCTCATAAAACGGGTGCTTCAGATCAGGCCCGAGATTATTCTCACCCATTGGACGGTCGACCCCACCAACCCCGACCATGCCAATACTGGCAACGCCGTGGTAATGGCCTGCAACAGTGCATCACAGCTCGGTGCTCTGCCAGGTACCCCGGCCCATTACTACCCGAACATCTACTTCTTCGAGCCTACGGTTCCCATGAGTGAGTTCAACAAGTTCGACCCTGACTTCTATGTCGACATCTCTGCCAACCAAGAGAAGAAAATGCAGGCCATAGCAAAGTTCGGCTGCCAGCCTCAGCTGGGAGACTTCTATGTGCATTTTGCCAAGCACCGTGCCTTCCAGGCACGCATCTGGACAAAGCTGAACATTGAGTACGCAGAGGGCTTCAAGCGCTTTGTGCCGTATGTAGGGAAGGGATTACCCATCACTGTGCGGTCATGAACGCAATTTCTTCTGCTCATACAGGTCTTGGTCGGCTTCGTCGATCAAGTCCTGTAGAGTCTTTCCCTTCTCCCACATTGCCGTCCCGATGCTCACCGACACCCGGTATCCATGCAGCTCATCGATGGTAAGCGCCTCGATCTCCTCATGAATCGCAGCTCTGGACAACTCAACAGTGGATGGTGATGCATTTACAAGCAGGATTGCGAATTCGTCACCTCCATAACGGAAGCAGCCTCTTGGCGACTCCATGGCTGCAGCCAAAGCCCCGGCAATGTGCTTCAGCACAGCATCGCCGGCAGGGTGGCCGAACGTGTCATTGATCTGCTTGAATCTGTTTACATCGATCATCAGCAGCGCAAAAGCTCTGTTGGAGTGCTGCGCATCGCGAAACAGAGCTTCCACGGTATGGCTGAACGAGCGTTTATTGCCCAGCTTGGTCAAATAATCGGTTGCTGACTTCTTATGAATCGCCACAATCACATAGTAGAGGATGACCGTCATACTGAGAATGAAGAACGTGAAGCAGAAGACCCGTGGGCTGTAAAGACTATTATTTTTATAGAGGCTTCGAGCGAAAACGGTGAGTAGCAAGGCCGAGGAGGAGAAGATATCTACGATATCTGATCCGACGAGAACGTAGCTACCCGACGTTTGTGCCGAAGAAAATGAAAGAAATGGGATTTTCAGCCCACTTGAATCCACGAGACACGGGCCGACCTGATGGAGAAGAAGTCTGCATCGTAGTCGACGCCGACCCATCCTACCAATATGTTGTCGCGTGGGTCGACAATGGGAGCGTACCCGGTCAGGTATGCTCCCCAGACGGGGTCCTCCACAATGCCGCTCGCACCCACCTGTGCTGTTTGGTACACCTGCAGTTCCGCATCGTTCAATCCATCCCGGCTGCCGAAGGGAGAGAAGAATTCGCTGTCAGGACACTCTCCGTCCAGTACGTATGCCTTGTTCTGCTCGTCGATGTACCTTGCCGTGAAGATGTAGGAGGTATCGGTCTGTTTCCTGATCGCCCTCAAGACTGAATTAGTCTCGAGGTAATACAGGTAGGAGGGATCGTCGATACGTAGGGAAGAAGACTCTGAAAGCATGCGGTAGGACTCAATTTCCTGCACCAGGAACGAAGCTATACTGACTGCGATATCAGTCGCCTTGCTCTGTGTCTCTTCAATGAGAATTTTCTTTACATTCTCAAACACATAGTATGCTGGAGGTGGCGTGGTCCTCCCAAAGACGATCAGCCGAAACAGCCCAGTCCTTGCTTGCTTGGTCGCACTTGGCAGTCAGGTCATCCACCGACTCGACAGAGGCGAGGTCGGTGGAAACCGCACCGCTGGCATGGACCATCTCTCTCAATTGCTCGGGGTTGTCCAGAAGCGGGCAGGGGCGGAGAGGGTTATTGTTGAACGGTTGCCGCTCTTTGTACTGTTGGAACAACGGGCGTTTGAAGGCATCCAGAAGACTGGTCGTGTAGATGTTGCTGTCGCTGTAGTGGATGAACGCACACGGTTCGATATCGCCCTGTGCGTTGATATGCACATAGCACCTGCCGCCGGCAATGCAACCGTCGACATACTCACCGTCGTTCCAGAAGTCCATCGTAAAGATGGGTTTTGATTTCCGAAAAGAGCGTACTTGCTGGTACATGAAGGCACGTTGCCCGGCAGAAACCATAAGCGATGGTACCGCATCCCTACCTATGGGGATGTAGGTGAAGAACCAGGCAAACTTCGCCCCTAGTTCGAGCATGGAGTCGATGAATGCCTCGCTCCCGATCGTCTGTACATTCTGTGACGTGTAGCAGCAACTGATGCCGTAGAGCAGCTTGTAACGCTTGAGTATCGACATTGCCTTGATTGCCTTGGCGTAGGTTCCTTTACCCCTGCGCTCATCGGTTGCCGCCTCATCCCCCTCGATGCTGATTGCAACAGAGAGATTCTTCACCCGCAGCATCGCCGAGGCGAACGCCTCATCGATCAAGGTGCCGTTGGTGAATGCCAGGAAGCAACAGTCGGGGTGTGCTTCGCACAGGGCGATGATGTCGCTTTTGCGCATCAGCGGTTCGCCGCCGCTGAACAGGTACATAAACGTGCCAAGGTTCTTGCCTTCCTCCATCAATGCGTCAAGGATTTCATAGGAGAGATAGGTGCCCTTCTCATAGTCGGCCGCCCAGCACCCGGTGCAATGAAGGTTGCAACTTGTCGTTGGGTCCACCAGTATCGCCCAGGGAAGGTTGCACTAGTGTTCCTCCCTTAAAAGCCGTTGATCCTCCCTTCCTTTGAGCAGGGAGTTGAGAAAAAAGGTTTGAAAGAAGGTGAAGCGGACCTCGCTGTCGACGTCCTCCCAGATTGCAAGCAAGTAGCGATACCACGTATTTGAAGGGTCGCGGAGTATTGTACGGATGAAATCCCTGCCGCTCTTATAGGAATCCTTGGTATCGAGGACATCGAAGAGCTTGAGCAGTTTGGGAAGCCCTGCCTCAGGATTCTCCTGCAGGCATTTGTATGCCATGACGGCCAGGTGCTGTGCTGCTTTCTGCTTTGCTTTGTTGACCATGTTCTGTACTCCTGTATTCACCATGCTGCCGTGGTACGGACTTTTCCATGGTCAAAAGAGGACAACTGTCCCAAAATGGGACAGCCTCACTGCATTGGAGGAGGATCGAGCAGTTGTTGGATGCGAACCGACAGTACTTCTGCAACGCTGATGAGCTCGGAGAGGAACGCCTGTGGCTTCTCCGGTGGCGTGCGTCTGAGCCACAAGTACACAGCAGAAAGAAATGACTGGCTGACCATGCTTGCAGCATCGTCGGTATTGAGGATGGATTTCTGCGATGTTGCCAGGGTCCGCTTGATCAGGGGTTGGATTTGTTGGCACAGGTAATCGTAGAACGTACCGCTGCCGCTTGCATGCAAGGCATTGAGGATGAACATGCGGTTCTCATACAGGTAGGTGCAGAAAGCAAGGCTGAGCTGGGTGTGTACGGTAGTCTGCTTTGTCTCAAGCAAGGTGTCGCCGATTTCCTGGGCAAAAATCCAATTGACCAGTTGGTACTTGTCCTGGAAATGGTAGTAGAAGCTCTTGCGGTTCAGGCCGCATCGCTGACAAATCTCGGCGATGGAGATTTTCTCTATCGTCGTGGTTTGCAGCAGCTCCTTCAGCGCCGCTGCCAATGCTCGTTTGGTAATCACAGAATTAGACATGTGTCTAGTATACTCATAGA
Proteins encoded:
- a CDS encoding AAA family ATPase; the protein is MYTEIIKIIEGGLANDREKIINYANVLANNLKQSGDASIAHRIETILQKKQGTFTTLDSFSTKPVDTESRMDIVEITMPTGLPEQMILNTYAKEAMDTFIASYRSRDALLKAGLDVPNSLLLYGPPGCGKTTMAHYISSITSLPLVTARLDGLVSSLLGSTAKNIRKLFDYASQRDCILFLDEFDVIAKLRDDKNELGELKRVVNSLIQNIDMFSNNSILIAATNHHEMLDSAIWRRFSTVITLGRPQKEEIASLLKALLETKETNFMQNPKKKEAIVSALQGFSHSEIKTIIHMALKHMILSDRSCLSSCDVLKQIYFHTYHAIEDEHGFIDFLLEHGATHREINEEANIPLRTIQNVSKRRSVKS
- a CDS encoding AbrB/MazE/SpoVT family DNA-binding domain-containing protein, translating into MSDVYGKQHAEPKSGKKRAILNVVVRTWGDGLGLQIPSAFIEAMDLHDGSLVEVSLNVEGLLITKSRQEQLEELITRITPQNMHGEHFFGTIGKEV
- a CDS encoding PIG-L deacetylase family protein, which translates into the protein MLFRAKGQQDETEEARLSPMAEPTKHEERKGMAANNVLVVSAHAADYCTRSGGTILNLVQQGFSVHVLALTCGVRGESGGYWKNNPEGSYEACSELRKRESTEAAKTLGATIEFLDWDDYPLVIDVERTRYLIKRVLQIRPEIILTHWTVDPTNPDHANTGNAVVMACNSASQLGALPGTPAHYYPNIYFFEPTVPMSEFNKFDPDFYVDISANQEKKMQAIAKFGCQPQLGDFYVHFAKHRAFQARIWTKLNIEYAEGFKRFVPYVGKGLPITVRS
- a CDS encoding GGDEF domain-containing protein; this translates as MTVILYYVIVAIHKKSATDYLTKLGNKRSFSHTVEALFRDAQHSNRAFALLMIDVNRFKQINDTFGHPAGDAVLKHIAGALAAAMESPRGCFRYGGDEFAILLVNASPSTVELSRAAIHEEIEALTIDELHGYRVSVSIGTAMWEKGKTLQDLIDEADQDLYEQKKLRS
- a CDS encoding radical SAM protein → MDPTTSCNLHCTGCWAADYEKGTYLSYEILDALMEEGKNLGTFMYLFSGGEPLMRKSDIIALCEAHPDCCFLAFTNGTLIDEAFASAMLRVKNLSVAISIEGDEAATDERRGKGTYAKAIKAMSILKRYKLLYGISCCYTSQNVQTIGSEAFIDSMLELGAKFAWFFTYIPIGRDAVPSLMVSAGQRAFMYQQVRSFRKSKPIFTMDFWNDGEYVDGCIAGGRCYVHINAQGDIEPCAFIHYSDSNIYTTSLLDAFKRPLFQQYKERQPFNNNPLRPCPLLDNPEQLREMVHASGAVSTDLASVESVDDLTAKCDQASKDWAVSADRLWEDHATSSILCV
- a CDS encoding TetR/AcrR family transcriptional regulator C-terminal domain-containing protein → MSNSVITKRALAAALKELLQTTTIEKISIAEICQRCGLNRKSFYYHFQDKYQLVNWIFAQEIGDTLLETKQTTVHTQLSLAFCTYLYENRMFILNALHASGSGTFYDYLCQQIQPLIKRTLATSQKSILNTDDAASMVSQSFLSAVYLWLRRTPPEKPQAFLSELISVAEVLSVRIQQLLDPPPMQ